The following nucleotide sequence is from Aspergillus luchuensis IFO 4308 DNA, chromosome 1, nearly complete sequence.
cggtggcggaggaggagaagatgaaagtTTTGATGCCAAATTCTCCCAAAGTCGTGGCAAAGTCGATGAGGCCACTAACATTGTTCGCGTAATACTTCAAAGGATTCTTGATACTCTCTTCCACGGCCTTATAAGCGGCAAAGTGAATGACGCCACCAATCCTGGACTTGGGAGTACCCCATCTGGATTGGATCTGATACTGCTCAAGAAGGCCTCTAAGAGCAGCAACATCCCGGAAATCATGGGCGTGGAGCTGCAACGACGGCATGCACGTCCCCTGTTCGTCATGGTACTTTGCCGCCAGTTGCCTGATGCGGTCGAAGACACTCTGGAAAGAGTTGCTGAGATTGTCGATCACAATTACATTATAGCCGGCCTTGAGTAGCTCCAATGTTGTGTGACTGCCGATGAACCCGAGACCCCCTGTGACGAGGATGTACTGATCGAGGGGAAAGTTGCGCAGCAATTCTTCCAGGTTGCCATCAAACAACACGGAAGATTGCGTCGCCGGTGTGTCCACACAACCAGGGGAGCAAGGCTCCACAGGAGTGCTTGCATCGGACTGTCGAGGGCTCTCCATAACTGATAGGGTCGAAGGATGAGGCAGCGTTGGGGGGCGATGCGGACAAGAAACACTTGGacaaacaagaacaaggaaacgaaagaaagatattattCTCCCACGAGAATTTAACGACCGCAGGTGACTCGGCTTTGAACGGGATACCCAAAGAAAGGAGTTTCccaaatcttatatttttccTCAAAACGAGCAACAGGCCCTCCCACTTGCGCGCCGATGTAACCGCTGTCTCTGGCCCGCTAGGTCAGGCGAAGATATCGTGATCCGTGACTTGCTTATTTACAACGAATCATAACCAGAATAAGCGAATGGATGCAGTAAAATGCAAAACCGGcgacaaaaagaaatatatggAAGGCTGGCTTCTGAAAAAAGACGAAAAGGCacagggaaaaggaaagaatggaaaaagaaacgagcGAAActagaaggagaaaaagcaaatataaAGAGAGTGGACGATGTTGTCAGCGGTTGCTGCTTCGGTATGAGAACGGGGCCTAGAAGGCTTACTGGGTCATCGAAAACGGATTTCGCCTCCGCTGGGGGGTAGGCATCGAACGAACTCTGGTCGCCTCCACTGGAGCTGCAGGATGTACAATTGGTACGAGAAGGCGCTCTCGAccagggaaaagagaaattgTTCTCTCCAGCTAATCCGAGACCTGATGCATGGTCGAAACCCTGCCCCGCTCTATTTTGGGCGCGCCGCATCCATACTCTTACTTtcgacttttttttttaattttccaCTGCCCTCCTTACAATTGTTTAACCTCGCGTTATCCAACAGCGAACAGACTTGGAAACGCTGATGACTACTTAATTGTTAGTCTCCCGGCCGACTCTGGTCCAAATCCGCTATGGCCAAAGGGAGCCCACTTGCTAGCTCGTTTCGACCCCCCGAAATTTGGCGCGCACGGTTTCGAATTACATCGTTAGCTTCCCAAAGCCAGCAGAATGGGGCAAGGGGAACACGTGAGAGACCGGCGCTGCCTGCAAAGTCGGCGCTCGCGACTCATTCTGGCAATCCTTGTATTCATTGCCCTTCTCGCCGTCGTCATACCACCAGCAGTGGTGTTGACCCTACACAAATTCACCATGGGCCCTAAAGCGTCAGTTTTCGTACCGCTCTACGTCTACCCTGCACCGGGAGCATGGGATCCCTTAGAGAAGGTGTAGGTGCtacttttccttttgttgTCCCCTTCCCCATATCTCAACAAGCCCTCGCCAAATGTtaaaccccctcccccttccccttccccccgcCAACCACATTGTACTCCCAGTCCATGCCCACGCTATCTGTCAGCCACCGGATGTCCCGCGGCACGATACAAGTAACCCTGATGTACGAAGGACGCAGCTGAACGCCACAGGATCTCTTCTCATCCCGACGTCAACTTCACCGTCGTGGTCAATCCTGGTAGTGGTCCAGGGCCCAACGCCTTGCCCGATGGCAATTACACACGAGAGATACCCAAGCTGGCGTCTTATGGCAATGTGCGCCTCCTGGGCTATGTTGCTACCACGTACGCGCAGCGCAACTTCTCGTTGGTGCGGCGGGACATTGAGACCTATGCGGCGTGGCCGACCAACAGTTCGAACCCCAATCTAGCGGTTCGGGGTATATTTTTCGACGAAACCCCCCAGCAATACGAAAACAATACCTTGGCCTACCTCCAAGATCTGACTGCTGTCGTGAAGACGACCGCCGGCCTGGGTCCGGACCATTATGTACGTGCAGAAGTCTCTCCcgtattttcattatttcaTTACTAGGGGTAACGCCGGGTAATTTACACGATTACCAAACTTCGGCAGCTGGCATTTCCGCCCACTGGATCATTGCCTTTTGCTGCCCCCTCAATGCATGGtccttttttactttttttggAGCTTCTGTTCTCTGGCGCCTGTTCCTGCCGACCATTCTAACTCAGAGCCGTCGTTTGGATCGTCCGGATAGATCTGGATGGACGCCCACCATTGGTCAGAGTTTTCCATGCTAACGAGACCCCCCCAACCAGGTCGTCCACAATCCCGGCACGATTCCTGATGCCCGCTACTTGCCGACGGCTGATTCGACTGTGGTCTTTGAGGCAACCTACGAGACGTTCTTGGAGCGTCAAGGGGCTAAGCTGTTTAAGGAGATCCCGAATAGTACTCGCAGCCAGCTGTGCGCCGTGGTCCACTCGGTGCCGGACAGCGTGGAAGGGCACAAATTCCGAGACCTGGTGAAGCAAGTGCGCAAGGTCGCAGATGAGATTTTCATCACTCATCTGGATACAGATTATTATGCGAGCTTTGGAAGCCAATGGGAGGAATTTGTGGAACTAATGGCTCGATCGTGAGGTGGCAGATGCCTGGTGCATATTATTTCTTGgtatatacagtatttatGACGTATACGATAAAAGCTGTGATTATTGAAGTGAAAGGGACGAGAGGACTTTTGCGTCCAACTTGTATCCAATGGTTGCAGACGATGACACCAGTGTAACTGAATTCGGGATCTATTGCGCCAATTCCAAGGCATTCCTCCAGAGGTTTAGCTCAGGCAGAAACAAAgaagctaactaactaactaactagctccGAGACTTCCAAACCCAGTGGTAGActatcttcttttccatcttccaagGAAAGATACATccatttccccctcttcaaACAAGGTACATGGTTAGTTTCCTTTACAACACATCCATAGTGGGGCCATTACCCACCCGTAAATTTCATTCTCCGCGGTCCCCGATCCGATTCAGAGCCACTACCGAATTCCAGCCCCACTGACCAAACCAGTCCAGAAAAGTCTGCCATTGCCCACCTTGTATCATGGTCAAACAGGGCTAACCACGAGTCAGAGGTAAGTGGATATGGATGATCTCATCGGTTAGATCATTagctttttcctttcttttccttctttttatgttttattctattttattttatataatttatttatttatttatttttttttaggTTCAGATGAGGTAGGGATTGATAGTTGGATGAGATGTGGTAAGTAGGTACAATGCATGCTGCATGCTGCACAAAGATGTGTAATTAGGTACATAGGTAGATAGGTAAGGTTCATGGAAGACCGAGAATTCCGAATCTCTGGGATCATTAGGTAATTACTATGCCAGTCGTATATGATCGTGATAAAATTGATTAGGTGCTTCTTCTATACGAAGAGTGGCATGAGATGATATGAGATGTGTTCTACATGCGCAcagtaagaaaaaagaaatactaaGGAAGCAACAGATGATCAGACCTCCGGGCTAACTTGCTGCATGTCTTGGATCGTCTACTAATAGGAATTGATCTCTCCTCGAGGCAagtggcatggcatggcatggttaGGGCTTGGAGGAGACCCTACCTACCGAAATCCTTCCTTCGTATTCGGTAAATAGCTACGGGGTATATTATTACCTATCATTTGAGAGTTACCTAGTTGGTTAAGATGGATGCTACTGTAGGTATGTGATTAgtagcaggaagaagaaggaataagaatggatggatgtatgcATTGATTAAGTTTTTCCGAGACCTGCATCACTAACAGACatctgatccatccatccatccatctccagctgTCGGGACTTCGGATTCCGTAGGATGTATGTCCCGCTTCTAGTTGGTGTCTAGTGATAGTAGTGATGTTTCACGTAAACATACAAAATGGTAAAAATAACTCCATGCTGTCACACCGTCATCTAAGTAAGgtatgttatgtatgtatgtatgttgtcGGATTACTCCGTTCCCATTATCATTATCTTCGTTTCAATGGAATAAACAGATATGTTTACTACGTATGTATATATGTGGATGCCATGGGTGCACCGCATAATaacatacatatacatatcaAGTGCCCTGCATATTGTGGCTGAATCTCCTCGCGCTGGGAGGGGCCAGAAATGTTCCGTTCGCGGGTCTTGGAAAGCTGCACCCCCGTCCCCCTGTCCCGTTCCCCCTGCCCCCTTGTCAGACATACATGTTATGTTTAGGTTATTTTTGGATCGATCGTTGGGCttgaggggagagggaggttggGTAGAAGTTGGATTTTTGATTACTACATGTGTAGATTATTCGTATGATatgtcgatgatgagatgagatgaatgCGATGGGTTGGGTGCATTGGTACTGTAGGTATGTATTACTTGGCAGGGTTGCCACTGGCTCATTACACAGataactatctactaccactacttacAGGTTAATACATGATCTGGTAGGATGACTCTCGTTACATCGCATCCGGAGTTAAGTTTCCTTCCCATTAATAGCAACTCTCTACTTCCTACGTAAACTGTCGCACTTCCGCAtaattcatcatcctctaTTTCTTTGTATAGGGCTCATGAGAAAAAATCAGCTACCACGTTTCACCCCCTCTAATTAAACCCTAAACAACTAGACGTAAAGAAATGTCAACATGACAGTAATAAAGAGTGATCTCGGCTAAGCTCGACGATCGTCTGTCAGCCATGTCGATCGATGAGCATTGAGTTTTAGTGGGGTTACTAAACCCTCACTAACACCCTAGTCCTCTTCTCTAGCACGAACTTCGACCCTTCCATAAGGTAACACAAACTGCCCACGGCAGGGAATGGATTGATTATGATCGGTCGGAGATAGTTTCTACAAGCGGAGCGAGTCGATAACATGGATTGAGTGCAGTGTATCTTGATGTTGATTTCACTGCATAGaaatgattgatggatgacCGGGTCATTCATGATACATTCCTCTTCCCGCGCggagaaatatat
It contains:
- a CDS encoding spherulation-specific family 4 protein (CAZy:GH135;~COG:S;~EggNog:ENOG410PRJ3;~InterPro:IPR021986;~PFAM:PF12138;~TransMembrane:1 (i20-43o)), whose product is MGQGEHVRDRRCLQSRRSRLILAILVFIALLAVVIPPAVVLTLHKFTMGPKASVFVPLYVYPAPGAWDPLEKVISSHPDVNFTVVVNPGSGPGPNALPDGNYTREIPKLASYGNVRLLGYVATTYAQRNFSLVRRDIETYAAWPTNSSNPNLAVRGIFFDETPQQYENNTLAYLQDLTAVVKTTAGLGPDHYVVHNPGTIPDARYLPTADSTVVFEATYETFLERQGAKLFKEIPNSTRSQLCAVVHSVPDSVEGHKFRDLVKQVRKVADEIFITHLDTDYYASFGSQWEEFVELMARS